The following coding sequences are from one Amphiprion ocellaris isolate individual 3 ecotype Okinawa chromosome 19, ASM2253959v1, whole genome shotgun sequence window:
- the pyya gene encoding peptide YY-A yields the protein MAFMLKPWTVLVVVVLCVLVCLGTLADAYPPKPENPGEDAPPEELAKYYTALRHYINLITRQRYGKRSAQEDVVAELLFGGDSNRDLRSRYDDSYVW from the exons ATGGCCTTTATGCTAAAACCATGGACAGTCCTGGTGgtggttgttctgtgtgtgctggtgtgtcTGGGAACGCTGGCGGACGCCTACCCTCCCAAACCCGAGAACCCCGGTGAAGACGCCCCGCCAGAGGAGCTGGCCAAGTACTACACCGCCCTGAGACACTACATCAACCTGATCACCAGGCAGAG GTATGGAAAGCGTTCAGCTCAGGAGGACGTGgttgcagagctgctgtttggtgGCGACAGCAACAGAGACCTGAGATCAAG ATACGACGACTCCTACGTGTGGTGA
- the mpp2a gene encoding MAGUK p55 subfamily member 2a yields MPVASTRTEPVPQVLDAMSDSTTSTTTANDLDLIYLKGIMESPLEQEESLKEPRLSPVRENNVELLQEILRDLDPFTHRSDTAAELSHILTQPHFQSLLETHDSVASQACDSAPPSPCDFVDHEPDESHTHNLQLPPDAIRMVGIRKVAGEHLGVTFKVDGGELVIARILHGGMIDQQGLLHVGDIIKEVNGREVGQDPRVLQEELQAASGSVVLKILPSYHEAIPPRQVFFKCHYDYDPANDNLIPCKEAGLRFETGDILQIVNQDDVNWWQARHVEGGSAGLIPSQMLEEKRKAFVKRDVELAPAGNLCTGVGGKKKKKMMYVTTKNAEFDRHEILLYEEVAKVPPFKRKTLILIGAQGVGRRRLKTKLLLRDPQLFGTTIPYTSRKPKKGERESRMYAFTSRSKMESDIKNGRYLEHGEYDGSLYGLKMDSIHEVVEAGRVCILDANPQSLKVLRTSEFLPYVVFLQSPDFEVLKAMNQSAVEAGVVPKTLTDEELQKTCEESAKIQAACGHYFDLSIINDNLDETYRTVKAALETVSKNPQWVPVTWVF; encoded by the exons ATGCCTGTGGCCTCCACCAGGACAGAACCTG TGCCCCAGGTGTTGGACGCCATGAGCGAcagcaccaccagcaccaccactgCCAACGACCTGGACCTCATCTACCTCAAAGGCATCATGGAGAGCCCTCTG GAGCAAGAGGAGAGCCTGAAGGAGCCACGACTGTCGCCTGTGAGGGAGAACAACGTGGAGCTCCTGCAGGAgatcctcagagacctggaccCGTTCACACATCGCTCCGACACTGCTGCCGAGCTCTCCCACATACTCACACAGCCTCACTTCCAG TCTCTGCTGGAGACTCATGACTCGGTGGCGTCCCAGGCGTGTGACAGCGCACCGCCCAGCCCGTGTGATTTTGTGGATCATGAACCAGATGAGAGCCACACACACAACCTGCAGCTGCCGCCGGACGCAATCCGCATGGTGGGAATACGCAAAGTGGCAGGAGAGCATCTG GGTGTGACGTTTAAGGTGGATGGTGGAGAGCTGGTCATAGCCCGCATCCTCCATGGTGGGATGATCGACCAGCAAGGACTGCTGCACGTCGGAGATATCATCAAAGAG GTGAATGGACGAGAGGTGGGCCAGGACCCCAGAgtgctgcaggaggagctgcaggcaGCCAGTGGAAGTGTTGTTCTGAAGATCCTGCCCAGCTACCATGAAGCCATTCCTCCAAGACAG GTGTTCTTTAAGTGTCACTATGACTACGACCCAGCCAATGACAACCTGATTCCCTGTAAGGAGGCGGGACTAAGGTTTGAGACGGGAGACATCCTGCAGATAGTCAACCAGGACGACGTCAACTGGTGGCAG GCCCGTCATGTGGAAGGTGGCAGTGCTGGGCTGATCCCCAGTCAGATGCTGGAGGAGAAAAGGAAAGCTTTTGTGAAGAGAGACGTGGAGCTGGCGCCTGCAG GGAATCTTTGTACTGGTGTtggagggaagaagaagaagaagatgatgtaTGTGACCACTAAAAATGCAG AGTTTGACAGACATGAGATACTGCTCTACGAGGAGGTGGCCAAGGTCCCACCTTTCAAGAGGAAAACTCTGATTTTGATCGGTGCCCAGGGTGTGGGGCGGCGGAGATTGAAAACCAAACTTCTACTGAGGGATCCACAGCTCTTTGGCACCACCATTCCAT ACACCTCCAGAAAACCCAAAAAAGGTGAACGTGAAAGTCGGATGTACGCTTTCACCAGCCGCAGCAAGATGGAGAGCGACATCAAGAACGGACGCTACCTAGAACACGGAGAATACGACGGCAGCCTTTACGGCCTGAAGATGGACTCCATTCATGAGGTGGTGGAGGCGGGACGTGTCTGCATTCTGGACGCCAACCCTCAG TCTCTCAAAGTGCTGCGGACGTCCGAGTTCTTGCCCTACGTGGTGTTCCTTCAGTCTCCAGATTTTGAAGTGCTCAAGGCGATGAACCAGTCAGCTGTAGAAGCAGGGGTGGTCCCTAAGACACTGACG GATGAGGAGCTGCAGAAGACGTGTGAGGAGAGCGCTAAAATCCAGGCGGCCTGCGGTCACTACTTTGACCTCAGCATCATCAACGACAACCTGGATGAGACGTACCGCACCGTCAAAGCTGCACTGGAAACAGTTTCTAAAAACCCCCAGTGGGTCCCCGTCACCTGGGTGTTCTAG